A single genomic interval of Tursiops truncatus isolate mTurTru1 chromosome 1, mTurTru1.mat.Y, whole genome shotgun sequence harbors:
- the GORAB gene encoding RAB6-interacting golgin isoform X1, giving the protein MARGWAGFSEEELRRLKQTKDPFEPQRRLLPVQKSRQQLQREKALQEQSQKLGLQDGSTSLPPEQLLSAPKQRFNTQRPCSSPPTPPTLTSPVGDGKPQGIQSQPGELGLKNSHEGHKNAEVLPPKPDCKLEKKKVELQEKSRWEVLQQEQRLMEEKNKRKKALLAKAIAERSKRTQAETMKLKRIQKELQALDDMVSADIGILRNRIDQASLDYSYAWKRFDRAEAEYVTAKLDLQRKTELKEQLTEHLCTIIQQNELRKAKKLEELMQQLDVHADEETLELEVEVERLLCEQEAEVGKQVVHSERPFQPSGENMTVGFAKENRKHQDQAASPKVDEQCESSSSIALLDPDQPNQEVETTVKDISAALTT; this is encoded by the exons ATGGCGCGGGGTTGGgctggcttctctgaggaggagCTGAGGCGACTAAAGCAGACTAAAG ATCCATTTGAACCACAGCGGCGTCTTCTCCCTGTGCAGAAAAGTCGACAACAACTTCAGCGAGAAAAAGCCCTTCAAGAGCAAAGCCAAAAACTTGGACTTCAAGATGGATCAACCTCATTACCTCCAGAGCAGCTGCTTTCTGCACCAAAACAAAGATTTAATACTCAAAGACCATGTTcttctccccccactccccccacacTCACCTCTCCTGTTGGTGATGGAAAACCACAGGGTATTCAAAGTCAACCAGGGGAACTAGGACTTAAGAATTCCCATGAAGGTCACAAAAATGCTGAGGTTCTACCTCCAAAACCAGAttgcaaattggaaaaaaagaaagtggaatt GCAAGAAAAATCTCGTTGGGAAGTCCTCCAACAAGAACAACGgctaatggaagagaaaaataaacgtAAGAAAGCTCTTTTGGCTAAAGCTATTGCAGAAAG atctAAAAGAACTCAGGCAGAAACCATGAAACTAAAGAGGATCCAGAAGGAGTTACAGGCTCTAGATGACATGGTGTCAGCTGACATTGGAATCCTCAGGAACCGGATTGATCAGGCCAGCCTTGACTATTCATATGCTTG GAAGCGGTTTGACAGGGCTGAAGCAGAGTATGTTACAGCAAAGCTAGATCTACAGCGCAAGACTGAGCTTAAAGAGCAACTCACTGAACACCTTTGTACGATCATACAGCAAAACGAGCTCCGCAAGGCCAAGAAGTTGGAGGAGTTGATGCAACAACTAGATGTGCACGCTGATGAGGAGACTTTGGAGCTcgaggtggaggtggagagactGCTGTGTGAACAAGAAGCAGAAGTAGGGAAACAAGTGGTTCATTCAGAGAGGCCATTTCAGCCTTCTGGGGAGAATATGACCGTAGGGTTTGCTAAAGAGAACAGAAAGCATCAAGACCAGGCTGCTTCCCCAAAGGTAGATGAACAGTGTGAAAGCTCCAGTAGCATTGCCCTTCTTGATCCAGACCAGCCAAATCAAGAAGTTGAAACTACTGTAAAAGACATTTCAGCTGCTCTGACCACATGA
- the GORAB gene encoding RAB6-interacting golgin isoform X3 translates to MARGWAGFSEEELRRLKQTKDPFEPQRRLLPVQKSRQQLQREKALQEQSQKLGLQDGSTSLPPEQLLSAPKQRFNTQRPCSSPPTPPTLTSPVGDGKPQGIQSQPGELGLKNSHEGHKNAEVLPPKPDCKLEKKKVELQEKSRWEVLQQEQRLMEEKNKRKKALLAKAIAERSKRTQAETMKLKRIQKELQALDDMVSADIGILRNRIDQASLDYSYAWPSFDCLLQWKTNGPVFVPVPAGSGLTGLKQSMLQQS, encoded by the exons ATGGCGCGGGGTTGGgctggcttctctgaggaggagCTGAGGCGACTAAAGCAGACTAAAG ATCCATTTGAACCACAGCGGCGTCTTCTCCCTGTGCAGAAAAGTCGACAACAACTTCAGCGAGAAAAAGCCCTTCAAGAGCAAAGCCAAAAACTTGGACTTCAAGATGGATCAACCTCATTACCTCCAGAGCAGCTGCTTTCTGCACCAAAACAAAGATTTAATACTCAAAGACCATGTTcttctccccccactccccccacacTCACCTCTCCTGTTGGTGATGGAAAACCACAGGGTATTCAAAGTCAACCAGGGGAACTAGGACTTAAGAATTCCCATGAAGGTCACAAAAATGCTGAGGTTCTACCTCCAAAACCAGAttgcaaattggaaaaaaagaaagtggaatt GCAAGAAAAATCTCGTTGGGAAGTCCTCCAACAAGAACAACGgctaatggaagagaaaaataaacgtAAGAAAGCTCTTTTGGCTAAAGCTATTGCAGAAAG atctAAAAGAACTCAGGCAGAAACCATGAAACTAAAGAGGATCCAGAAGGAGTTACAGGCTCTAGATGACATGGTGTCAGCTGACATTGGAATCCTCAGGAACCGGATTGATCAGGCCAGCCTTGACTATTCATATGCTTG GCCCTCCTTTGACTGTCTTCTTCAATGGAAAACTAATGGACCAGTCTTTGTACCTGTCCCTGCAGGAAGCGGTTTGACAGGGCTGAAGCAGAGTATGTTACAGCAAAGCTAG
- the GORAB gene encoding RAB6-interacting golgin isoform X5: protein MEEKNKRKKALLAKAIAERSKRTQAETMKLKRIQKELQALDDMVSADIGILRNRIDQASLDYSYAWKRFDRAEAEYVTAKLDLQRKTELKEQLTEHLCTIIQQNELRKAKKLEELMQQLDVHADEETLELEVEVERLLCEQEAEVGKQVVHSERPFQPSGENMTVGFAKENRKHQDQAASPKVDEQCESSSSIALLDPDQPNQEVETTVKDISAALTT, encoded by the exons atggaagagaaaaataaacgtAAGAAAGCTCTTTTGGCTAAAGCTATTGCAGAAAG atctAAAAGAACTCAGGCAGAAACCATGAAACTAAAGAGGATCCAGAAGGAGTTACAGGCTCTAGATGACATGGTGTCAGCTGACATTGGAATCCTCAGGAACCGGATTGATCAGGCCAGCCTTGACTATTCATATGCTTG GAAGCGGTTTGACAGGGCTGAAGCAGAGTATGTTACAGCAAAGCTAGATCTACAGCGCAAGACTGAGCTTAAAGAGCAACTCACTGAACACCTTTGTACGATCATACAGCAAAACGAGCTCCGCAAGGCCAAGAAGTTGGAGGAGTTGATGCAACAACTAGATGTGCACGCTGATGAGGAGACTTTGGAGCTcgaggtggaggtggagagactGCTGTGTGAACAAGAAGCAGAAGTAGGGAAACAAGTGGTTCATTCAGAGAGGCCATTTCAGCCTTCTGGGGAGAATATGACCGTAGGGTTTGCTAAAGAGAACAGAAAGCATCAAGACCAGGCTGCTTCCCCAAAGGTAGATGAACAGTGTGAAAGCTCCAGTAGCATTGCCCTTCTTGATCCAGACCAGCCAAATCAAGAAGTTGAAACTACTGTAAAAGACATTTCAGCTGCTCTGACCACATGA
- the GORAB gene encoding RAB6-interacting golgin isoform X4, with product MARGWAGFSEEELRRLKQTKDPFEPQRRLLPVQKSRQQLQREKALQEQSQKLGLQDGSTSLPPEQLLSAPKQRFNTQRPCSSPPTPPTLTSPVGDGKPQGIQSQPGELGLKNSHEGHKNAEVLPPKPDCKLEKKKVELQEKSRWEVLQQEQRLMEEKNKRKKALLAKAIAERSKRTQAETMKLKRIQKELQALDDMVSADIGILRNRIDQASLDYSYACPHYTRRGV from the exons ATGGCGCGGGGTTGGgctggcttctctgaggaggagCTGAGGCGACTAAAGCAGACTAAAG ATCCATTTGAACCACAGCGGCGTCTTCTCCCTGTGCAGAAAAGTCGACAACAACTTCAGCGAGAAAAAGCCCTTCAAGAGCAAAGCCAAAAACTTGGACTTCAAGATGGATCAACCTCATTACCTCCAGAGCAGCTGCTTTCTGCACCAAAACAAAGATTTAATACTCAAAGACCATGTTcttctccccccactccccccacacTCACCTCTCCTGTTGGTGATGGAAAACCACAGGGTATTCAAAGTCAACCAGGGGAACTAGGACTTAAGAATTCCCATGAAGGTCACAAAAATGCTGAGGTTCTACCTCCAAAACCAGAttgcaaattggaaaaaaagaaagtggaatt GCAAGAAAAATCTCGTTGGGAAGTCCTCCAACAAGAACAACGgctaatggaagagaaaaataaacgtAAGAAAGCTCTTTTGGCTAAAGCTATTGCAGAAAG atctAAAAGAACTCAGGCAGAAACCATGAAACTAAAGAGGATCCAGAAGGAGTTACAGGCTCTAGATGACATGGTGTCAGCTGACATTGGAATCCTCAGGAACCGGATTGATCAGGCCAGCCTTGACTATTCATATGCTTG
- the GORAB gene encoding RAB6-interacting golgin isoform X2 yields the protein MARGWAGFSEEELRRLKQTKDPFEPQRRLLPVQKSRQQLQREKALQEQSQKLGLQDGSTSLPPEQLLSAPKQRFNTQRPCSSPPTPPTLTSPVGDGKPQGIQSQPGELGLKNSHEGHKNAEVLPPKPDCKLEKKKVELQEKSRWEVLQQEQRLMEEKNKRKKALLAKAIAERSKRTQAETMKLKRIQKELQALDDMVSADIGILRNRIDQASLDYSYACFFHRNLAVFCIHDIEPGTHLIRTKMGTPEHLIHRLNWGAWHGLALRVLFKLIRVKPSQPRSSLWNFGIGTLRD from the exons ATGGCGCGGGGTTGGgctggcttctctgaggaggagCTGAGGCGACTAAAGCAGACTAAAG ATCCATTTGAACCACAGCGGCGTCTTCTCCCTGTGCAGAAAAGTCGACAACAACTTCAGCGAGAAAAAGCCCTTCAAGAGCAAAGCCAAAAACTTGGACTTCAAGATGGATCAACCTCATTACCTCCAGAGCAGCTGCTTTCTGCACCAAAACAAAGATTTAATACTCAAAGACCATGTTcttctccccccactccccccacacTCACCTCTCCTGTTGGTGATGGAAAACCACAGGGTATTCAAAGTCAACCAGGGGAACTAGGACTTAAGAATTCCCATGAAGGTCACAAAAATGCTGAGGTTCTACCTCCAAAACCAGAttgcaaattggaaaaaaagaaagtggaatt GCAAGAAAAATCTCGTTGGGAAGTCCTCCAACAAGAACAACGgctaatggaagagaaaaataaacgtAAGAAAGCTCTTTTGGCTAAAGCTATTGCAGAAAG atctAAAAGAACTCAGGCAGAAACCATGAAACTAAAGAGGATCCAGAAGGAGTTACAGGCTCTAGATGACATGGTGTCAGCTGACATTGGAATCCTCAGGAACCGGATTGATCAGGCCAGCCTTGACTATTCATATGCTTG CTTCTTCCACAGGAACCTGGCTGTGTTTTGTATTCATGATATTGAGCCTGGGACACACCTGATACGAACAAAGATGGGAACTCCAGAACATTTAATCCATAGACTAAACTGGGGTGCATGGCATGGCCTGGCACTAAGAGTTCTGTTTAAACTGATACGAGTCAAGCCAAGCCAACCCAGGTCCTCCCTCTGGAATTTTGGGATTGGAACACTGAGGGATTGA